In one Echinicola marina genomic region, the following are encoded:
- a CDS encoding phosphotransferase enzyme family protein: MESVFDDILVDYGQPGAVSDVKKYGSGHIHQTYLVNSDAKQYILQNFNTNVFPFPDRIAKNLKIVNQHLTGKQLDFNLVLPMKTVRGSLFSDLDQSAYRLFPFISGECIDKVSSTEQAYLAAQAFGGFVKACIGIDTSELEEVIDGFHNLSLRYRQFENALKETKVELHAEAQELVEFYKRQVLLVRKYKYYEENLPLRVTHNDTKINNVIYDKNFSKINAVIDLDTVMPGYIFYDFGDLVRTVSCTEEEASLDWDKIDVDLDKYAALLKGFVAALGSDLTAEEKNSLPFGGEMMACIMGLRFLTDYLNGNIYYPIAYPEHNLHRAKNQSLLLKALQNKREDIDQMMKEV; the protein is encoded by the coding sequence ATGGAAAGTGTCTTTGATGATATTTTAGTGGATTATGGTCAGCCGGGAGCGGTGTCGGATGTAAAGAAATATGGTTCGGGACATATCCATCAAACTTATTTGGTAAACAGTGACGCAAAACAATATATTCTTCAAAATTTTAATACCAATGTATTCCCCTTTCCTGACAGAATCGCCAAAAACCTTAAGATCGTCAATCAACATTTAACAGGTAAACAACTAGATTTCAACTTGGTATTACCCATGAAGACGGTCAGAGGCAGCCTTTTTTCGGACTTGGACCAGTCTGCCTACAGGCTTTTCCCCTTTATCTCTGGAGAATGTATCGATAAGGTCTCCTCTACCGAACAAGCCTATTTGGCCGCCCAGGCCTTTGGGGGTTTTGTGAAAGCCTGTATAGGCATAGATACCAGTGAGCTAGAAGAGGTCATTGATGGTTTTCATAATCTTTCCTTGCGCTATAGACAGTTTGAAAACGCTCTAAAAGAAACCAAAGTGGAGCTGCATGCAGAAGCACAGGAACTGGTAGAATTTTACAAACGTCAAGTACTTCTGGTGAGGAAATACAAGTATTATGAGGAGAACCTGCCACTCCGTGTGACCCATAATGATACCAAAATCAATAATGTAATCTATGACAAAAACTTTTCAAAAATCAATGCGGTCATCGATCTCGACACTGTGATGCCCGGATACATATTCTATGATTTTGGAGATTTGGTAAGAACAGTCAGCTGTACAGAGGAAGAAGCTTCCTTGGACTGGGACAAAATAGATGTAGACCTGGACAAATATGCAGCACTGCTCAAAGGCTTTGTGGCTGCCCTAGGCAGTGATTTGACAGCAGAGGAAAAAAATTCACTGCCATTTGGAGGGGAAATGATGGCCTGCATTATGGGATTGCGCTTTCTGACAGATTACCTCAACGGAAACATCTATTATCCTATAGCCTATCCGGAACATAATTTGCACCGGGCCAAAAACCAATCCTTATTACTAAAAGCCCTACAAAACAAGCGTGAGGACATTGATCAAATGATGAAAGAGGTTTAA
- a CDS encoding sodium:solute symporter family protein: MNISPIDWGIIAAFFIISLLIGLFTSKSAGKSAKDFFLSGRNMPWWLLGVSMVATTFSADTPNLVTDIVRVNGVSGNWVWWAFLLTGMLTVFVYAKLWRRSEITTDLEFYELRYSGKGAAFLRGFRAIYLGVFFNIVIMATVSLAAIKIGGVMLGLTPVQTLLIASIVTVVYSSLGGLKGVLLTDFFQFFIAMAGAIGAAYYILDLPEIGSLENLLSHPNVSDKLSFFPDFNDMNLVIPLLIMPIAIQWWATWYPGAEPGGGGYIAQRMLSAKDEKNAIGATLFFNVAHYALRPWPWIIIALASLVVFPQISDMQEAFPHMPADKLGNDLAYSAMLTYLPTGLIGIVLASLIAAVMSTLSTHLNWGSSYVVNDFYLRFIKPDASDKDLVMVGRISTVVLMGFAALLALALSNALEAFNILLQIGAGTGLIFILRWFWWRINAYTEISAMIISFIVAIFFETINPKFGIISIPEGMEYLKLLYGVGITTATWLTVTLLTKPEKDEVLLSFYQKVKPAAYGWRKLLNRYPEVEAEQGQLPFEIGLMLTGTIAIYSALFAIGFWIYDNATSAMIATAVSAIGFFILIKSWNKIKLF, encoded by the coding sequence ATGAACATTTCTCCAATTGATTGGGGCATTATTGCGGCCTTTTTCATCATTTCCTTGTTGATTGGTCTTTTTACCTCCAAGTCTGCAGGTAAAAGTGCCAAGGACTTCTTTCTTTCAGGAAGGAACATGCCTTGGTGGTTATTAGGTGTGTCTATGGTGGCGACTACATTTTCAGCCGATACCCCTAATTTGGTGACGGATATTGTGCGTGTGAATGGGGTGTCCGGCAACTGGGTCTGGTGGGCATTCCTTTTGACAGGAATGTTAACGGTATTCGTTTATGCCAAATTATGGAGGAGATCTGAAATCACCACAGACCTTGAATTTTATGAATTGAGATACAGTGGAAAAGGAGCGGCGTTTCTTAGAGGCTTTAGGGCCATCTATCTGGGTGTGTTTTTTAATATTGTGATCATGGCCACGGTTTCCCTTGCTGCCATTAAGATTGGCGGGGTGATGTTGGGTTTGACTCCTGTGCAGACCTTGTTGATCGCTTCCATCGTGACGGTAGTATATAGTTCTCTTGGTGGATTGAAGGGGGTATTGCTGACGGACTTTTTTCAGTTCTTTATTGCCATGGCCGGTGCGATCGGTGCGGCTTATTATATTCTTGATTTGCCTGAAATTGGTTCTTTGGAGAACTTGCTTTCCCATCCAAATGTGTCTGACAAGCTTTCCTTCTTCCCTGATTTTAATGATATGAACTTGGTGATTCCTTTGTTGATCATGCCGATAGCCATTCAGTGGTGGGCCACTTGGTATCCAGGTGCTGAGCCGGGAGGTGGGGGCTATATCGCCCAAAGGATGCTTTCTGCCAAAGATGAGAAAAATGCCATCGGTGCAACCCTGTTTTTTAACGTTGCGCACTATGCTCTGAGACCTTGGCCATGGATTATTATCGCATTGGCTTCTTTGGTGGTGTTCCCTCAGATCAGTGATATGCAAGAGGCCTTTCCTCATATGCCTGCTGATAAATTGGGTAATGATCTTGCTTATTCTGCCATGTTGACCTATTTGCCTACTGGTCTGATCGGTATAGTATTGGCTTCTTTGATTGCAGCGGTGATGTCTACTTTGTCTACACACCTTAACTGGGGATCATCTTATGTGGTTAACGATTTTTATCTAAGGTTTATAAAGCCTGATGCCAGTGATAAAGATTTGGTGATGGTAGGTAGGATTTCTACGGTAGTGTTGATGGGTTTTGCAGCTTTATTGGCCTTGGCCTTATCCAATGCTTTGGAGGCGTTTAATATCTTATTGCAAATCGGTGCAGGTACTGGTTTGATCTTTATCTTAAGATGGTTCTGGTGGAGAATCAATGCCTATACTGAAATATCTGCTATGATTATCTCATTTATTGTGGCGATTTTCTTTGAAACCATTAATCCTAAATTTGGTATCATCAGTATCCCTGAGGGAATGGAATACCTGAAATTACTTTATGGAGTGGGAATCACCACTGCTACATGGTTGACCGTTACTTTGCTGACTAAACCGGAGAAAGACGAGGTGTTGCTTTCTTTCTACCAAAAGGTAAAGCCGGCTGCATATGGATGGAGGAAGCTCTTGAATAGGTATCCTGAAGTAGAAGCAGAGCAGGGCCAACTTCCTTTTGAAATCGGGTTGATGTTGACGGGAACTATTGCGATCTATTCCGCTTTGTTTGCCATCGGCTTCTGGATATATGACAACGCCACTTCGGCTATGATCGCCACTGCTGTCAGTGCCATTGGATTTTTTATTCTGATCAAGAGTTGGAATAAGATCAAGTTATTCTAA
- a CDS encoding glycoside hydrolase family 10 protein — MNLSLQRLSILAFALLLSACATFNKSSKNTGPAPLPKEEAPVPAPSTPDTEQAETIREEELPTFAIPQREMRGVWIATVANIDWPSSGTDSFEKQQRDFIQILDFYRQHNFNAVFVQIRAAGDAFYPSKMAPWSRYLSGKEGKAPQTMLDPLKWMIQVTHERGMEFHAWLNPYRATFNLKVEDLSPMHDYFRHTDWMVKYGSKYYYNPGIPAVKDHMVNIVREVLTNYDIDGVHLDDYFYPYKIPGEAFNDQIAFKKYGNGLDLGDWRRANVDQLIQGLSDLVKNEKPWVQFGVSPFGVWRNASVDPNGSDTQAGQTNYDDLYADPLSWVKNGWVDYLAPQIYWSLDHPKASHRELVDWWAKNAGNTPIYIGNGSYKIRNDADEAWRNAYEIPNQVAIGRSKAAVEGNVYFRARSLMGSNRDIASLLSQTMYENPVLTPNKARNKVFESIEPDISNIHLSDRGLQIAIENAYLAKSVALFGLNTSGKWELVESQYTGTSIDGKTFMFDSYMVPNYPYLAIGFLGNFGEFSQVEIWKP, encoded by the coding sequence ATGAACTTAAGTTTACAACGATTAAGCATCCTGGCTTTTGCGCTATTGTTGAGCGCCTGTGCCACTTTCAATAAAAGTAGCAAAAACACCGGGCCTGCTCCACTCCCAAAGGAAGAAGCTCCTGTACCGGCCCCCTCTACTCCTGATACAGAGCAGGCCGAGACCATAAGGGAAGAAGAGCTGCCTACCTTTGCCATCCCCCAAAGGGAAATGAGGGGCGTATGGATCGCCACAGTAGCTAATATTGATTGGCCCAGCTCAGGTACCGATAGTTTTGAAAAACAGCAAAGGGATTTTATCCAAATTTTGGATTTTTATCGACAACATAATTTCAATGCAGTCTTTGTCCAGATCAGAGCTGCAGGTGACGCTTTCTATCCTAGCAAAATGGCCCCTTGGTCAAGATACCTAAGCGGAAAAGAAGGAAAAGCACCCCAAACCATGTTGGATCCACTGAAATGGATGATCCAAGTGACCCATGAAAGGGGCATGGAATTTCATGCTTGGCTCAACCCTTATCGGGCGACCTTTAACCTTAAAGTGGAAGACCTAAGTCCAATGCACGATTATTTCCGTCATACAGACTGGATGGTCAAATATGGAAGTAAATATTATTACAACCCTGGTATTCCTGCAGTGAAGGACCATATGGTAAATATAGTGCGTGAAGTGCTTACCAATTACGATATCGATGGTGTCCACTTGGATGACTACTTCTATCCCTATAAAATCCCTGGAGAAGCATTCAATGACCAAATCGCCTTCAAAAAATACGGTAATGGCCTTGATCTGGGAGACTGGAGAAGAGCTAATGTGGATCAGCTCATCCAAGGCTTAAGTGATCTGGTAAAAAATGAAAAGCCTTGGGTACAATTTGGGGTGAGTCCCTTTGGCGTATGGAGAAATGCCTCCGTGGATCCAAATGGCTCCGATACCCAAGCCGGTCAAACCAATTATGACGATCTTTATGCAGACCCTTTATCTTGGGTAAAGAATGGATGGGTTGATTATCTAGCTCCCCAAATTTATTGGAGCTTGGATCACCCTAAAGCTTCTCACAGGGAATTAGTGGATTGGTGGGCCAAAAATGCCGGAAATACCCCCATCTATATTGGCAACGGAAGCTATAAAATCAGAAATGATGCAGATGAAGCTTGGAGAAACGCTTATGAAATTCCCAACCAAGTAGCCATTGGCAGGTCAAAGGCAGCAGTAGAAGGCAATGTGTATTTCCGCGCCCGGTCATTGATGGGCAGTAATAGGGATATCGCCAGCCTGCTTTCCCAAACCATGTATGAAAACCCCGTCTTAACACCCAATAAGGCAAGAAATAAGGTTTTTGAAAGCATAGAACCAGATATTTCCAATATCCATTTATCAGATAGGGGCTTACAAATCGCCATAGAAAATGCCTATCTGGCCAAATCAGTTGCCCTGTTTGGCCTTAATACCAGTGGAAAATGGGAATTGGTAGAAAGTCAATATACGGGCACTTCCATCGATGGTAAAACCTTTATGTTTGATAGCTATATGGTACCCAACTACCCTTATTTGGCAATAGGCTTCTTAGGTAACTTTGGAGAATTCTCACAAGTGGAAATTTGGAAACCCTAG
- the gldD gene encoding gliding motility lipoprotein GldD: MKFKNICWILGLALLGCEQHYLPKPKGYNRIDLPEKSFEALANTYPYQFQKSVFAQTEADSFNLKEENWINLNYSDFGAKIHLTYKAIHGNKEVLKSILDDSFNLTAKHQVKAYSIEEGVIKTPHGYVGVVAELSGEVPTPFQFFVTDSTQNFLRGALYFNTAVKNDSLAPVIEYIKEDMLHLINSLEFKN; encoded by the coding sequence ATGAAGTTCAAAAATATCTGCTGGATACTTGGTTTAGCCCTTCTGGGCTGTGAGCAACATTACCTGCCAAAACCAAAGGGCTATAACCGGATCGACCTCCCGGAAAAGTCCTTTGAGGCACTGGCCAATACCTACCCCTACCAATTCCAGAAATCAGTTTTTGCACAAACAGAAGCCGACTCCTTCAATTTGAAAGAAGAAAACTGGATCAACTTAAACTATTCCGACTTTGGAGCAAAGATCCACCTGACCTACAAGGCCATTCATGGAAATAAGGAAGTACTAAAAAGTATCCTTGACGATTCATTTAACCTCACCGCCAAACATCAAGTAAAAGCCTACAGCATAGAAGAAGGAGTGATCAAGACACCCCATGGCTATGTCGGAGTAGTGGCTGAGTTGAGCGGAGAGGTCCCCACCCCTTTTCAATTTTTTGTAACAGATTCTACTCAAAATTTCCTGAGAGGGGCCCTTTACTTTAACACTGCCGTCAAAAACGATTCCCTTGCCCCTGTAATTGAATATATAAAAGAGGATATGCTTCATTTGATCAATTCCCTTGAATTCAAAAACTAA
- a CDS encoding DinB family protein: MKKIFKSLTLVLILSTSCIYALKAQTNQDEFLAKWENMKAYTVEILEAMPEDKLDFKPVEEVSSFKELIMHIAGGNVMMANNFLKEGNPGIDFEDKNMSKAELAEAVKTSFDFVAKTYSSLSESELGEEVEVFGGNKITRRQVEGLIDSHGIHHRGNLIVYLRLNGITPPPFRAW, encoded by the coding sequence ATGAAAAAGATTTTCAAATCATTGACACTGGTCTTGATTTTAAGTACATCTTGTATTTATGCCTTAAAAGCCCAAACCAATCAGGATGAGTTTTTGGCAAAATGGGAAAATATGAAAGCCTATACGGTAGAGATTTTGGAGGCAATGCCTGAGGATAAATTGGATTTTAAGCCTGTAGAGGAGGTTTCCAGTTTTAAAGAACTGATCATGCATATAGCAGGTGGCAATGTGATGATGGCCAATAACTTTCTTAAGGAGGGTAATCCAGGAATTGATTTTGAGGATAAGAACATGAGCAAGGCTGAATTGGCTGAAGCGGTAAAAACTTCATTTGATTTTGTTGCCAAAACCTATTCATCTTTATCTGAAAGCGAATTGGGTGAAGAAGTAGAGGTTTTTGGAGGTAATAAGATTACTCGCAGGCAAGTAGAAGGATTGATTGATTCCCATGGTATTCACCATAGAGGCAACTTGATCGTCTACTTACGCTTGAATGGTATTACACCACCACCCTTCAGAGCTTGGTAA
- a CDS encoding NTPase produces MKYISTLFLILFSTFQSFGQSTLPEHFLDGKAVILISSAPNARPPLDWKNIAEKIHPALIEAGGDPIAYYELEEIILSEEIQAAYGKSFLQRMVRNIVTITRKGNGDFFINIMEFSGNSHIINAGTQWSLQANNMEVLQEKLIAAGKGQRSKNLMALDVPSFLPPLVGGAEPSPSQANNLPVSSRFIAKNPLNLDVFKLGIPLSGASGEAALLTQFRYDLLGKSSDQILAAQKAEKASLESILEQYYPYETVFLTTIRSDKDLIANKIQFVLTRVEGREADLMESMGLSSETLPDKDRIVVKYYIKFLVRNELYIGPVWDADPNGKQALINFLQNLKIEE; encoded by the coding sequence ATGAAATATATTTCTACATTATTTTTAATCTTATTTTCTACCTTTCAAAGTTTCGGCCAAAGTACCTTGCCCGAGCACTTTTTAGATGGAAAGGCGGTGATTTTGATTTCCTCCGCACCCAACGCAAGGCCGCCCTTGGATTGGAAAAATATCGCTGAAAAAATCCATCCGGCTTTGATAGAGGCAGGCGGAGATCCCATTGCCTATTATGAATTGGAAGAAATCATTCTTTCTGAGGAAATTCAGGCTGCTTATGGGAAAAGTTTCTTGCAACGCATGGTCAGGAATATCGTCACTATAACCAGAAAAGGCAATGGGGACTTTTTTATCAACATCATGGAATTTTCCGGAAACAGCCACATCATTAACGCAGGAACCCAGTGGTCACTTCAGGCGAACAATATGGAAGTACTCCAAGAAAAACTTATTGCAGCTGGCAAAGGCCAACGATCAAAGAACCTAATGGCCTTGGATGTGCCCAGCTTTCTTCCACCTTTGGTAGGAGGAGCCGAACCAAGCCCATCCCAGGCCAATAACCTACCTGTTTCTTCCAGGTTTATTGCCAAAAATCCCTTGAACCTGGATGTATTTAAGCTGGGAATCCCGCTTTCTGGAGCATCGGGTGAAGCAGCCTTGCTGACCCAGTTTAGATACGACCTATTAGGCAAATCTTCAGACCAAATTTTGGCTGCACAAAAAGCCGAAAAAGCCAGTCTAGAAAGTATTTTGGAGCAATATTATCCTTACGAAACCGTATTTTTGACTACTATCCGTTCGGACAAAGACCTCATTGCTAACAAAATCCAATTTGTATTGACCAGGGTGGAAGGTCGTGAAGCCGACCTAATGGAAAGTATGGGACTGAGCAGTGAGACGCTTCCTGATAAAGACCGGATTGTGGTGAAATATTATATCAAGTTCTTAGTAAGAAATGAGCTTTATATTGGTCCAGTATGGGATGCCGACCCCAATGGAAAACAGGCCTTGATTAATTTTCTCCAAAATCTAAAAATAGAGGAATAA
- a CDS encoding M28 family peptidase, translated as MSKILILLLFILSPAFLEAQQLDRKQLIADLKYLSSDELAGRAPLSPGSKKAQSYITERFSSLELSSQFSDYTQYFSFGEEEKVENAANIVAFIPGEESEKIIVITAHYDHLGVKEGKIYNGTDDNASGTAALLALATYFSHKAPKHSMVFAALDAEERGLQGAKALVKDFPFSLDQVLLNINMDMISRNDHNEIYAAGTRHYPELKVVLENASEGERVSLKFGHDLPNTGHDDWTNASDHAAFHAKGIPFVYFGVEDHADYHKDTDTFEKVNQDFYFNTVKLIIRCAEELDANLPL; from the coding sequence ATGTCAAAAATACTCATTTTATTACTTTTCATACTCAGTCCGGCTTTTTTAGAGGCACAGCAGCTTGACCGCAAACAACTTATTGCAGATCTCAAATACTTGTCTTCAGATGAGCTGGCCGGAAGGGCTCCATTGAGTCCAGGAAGTAAAAAAGCCCAAAGCTATATTACAGAGAGGTTCAGTTCTCTTGAGTTGTCCAGCCAGTTTAGCGATTATACCCAGTATTTTAGTTTTGGAGAGGAAGAGAAGGTAGAAAATGCAGCCAATATAGTGGCCTTTATTCCAGGCGAAGAATCTGAGAAAATCATCGTCATCACGGCTCATTATGATCATTTGGGGGTGAAAGAAGGGAAGATATATAATGGTACTGATGATAATGCTTCCGGTACGGCGGCACTGTTGGCTTTAGCAACATATTTTAGCCACAAGGCTCCCAAGCATTCTATGGTTTTTGCTGCCCTAGATGCGGAAGAAAGGGGACTTCAAGGAGCCAAAGCATTGGTTAAGGATTTTCCTTTTTCCTTGGATCAGGTTTTGCTCAATATCAATATGGACATGATCAGCAGAAATGACCATAATGAAATCTATGCAGCAGGAACAAGACATTATCCGGAATTGAAGGTTGTCTTGGAGAATGCTTCAGAAGGGGAGCGTGTGAGTTTAAAATTTGGGCATGATCTACCGAACACCGGCCATGATGACTGGACCAATGCCTCCGATCATGCCGCTTTTCATGCAAAGGGGATTCCCTTTGTTTACTTTGGGGTAGAGGATCATGCGGATTATCATAAGGATACGGATACTTTCGAAAAAGTAAATCAGGATTTCTACTTTAATACAGTAAAACTGATCATCCGTTGTGCAGAAGAACTGGATGCTAATTTGCCTTTATAA